In Methanofastidiosum sp., the following proteins share a genomic window:
- a CDS encoding alpha/beta hydrolase — MAKVGDINISYRTYGEGYPLVMIMGYGSTMDMWEDQLINSFSKEYKVIIFDNRGIGETSEGQNDFTIEQFAEDTYGLMNALEIEKAHVLGWSMGSYIAQELALKHPEKINKLVLYASVCSPEMFPPSPEVLSALEDTSGTPEEQGARWISVIFPSEWIKNNGERIKEIFYRPLGNIKPENIGKQAMAIGKWEGTCSRISSINNKTLVIAGKEDILVPPANSEYLASKISNSKLILVDGAGHALMFQYPDKFTQEIAGFLK; from the coding sequence ATGGCAAAAGTTGGTGACATAAATATTAGTTACAGGACTTATGGGGAAGGATATCCTTTAGTTATGATAATGGGATACGGTAGTACTATGGATATGTGGGAAGATCAACTCATTAATTCTTTTTCAAAAGAGTATAAAGTTATAATATTTGACAATAGAGGAATTGGTGAAACTAGTGAAGGGCAAAATGATTTTACGATAGAACAATTTGCCGAAGATACTTATGGACTAATGAATGCTCTGGAAATTGAAAAGGCTCATGTTCTTGGATGGTCGATGGGTTCCTACATAGCGCAAGAATTAGCTTTGAAGCATCCTGAAAAAATTAACAAACTTGTGCTTTATGCATCTGTGTGCAGTCCAGAAATGTTCCCTCCTTCTCCTGAAGTATTGTCAGCCTTAGAAGATACTTCGGGCACGCCAGAAGAGCAAGGGGCGAGATGGATCAGTGTAATTTTTCCTAGTGAGTGGATAAAAAACAATGGCGAAAGGATAAAAGAAATATTCTATAGGCCTTTGGGCAACATAAAACCTGAAAATATTGGAAAACAAGCTATGGCCATTGGAAAATGGGAAGGAACTTGCAGTAGGATTTCATCAATAAATAATAAGACTTTAGTTATTGCTGGAAAAGAAGACATACTTGTTCCTCCTGCAAATTCTGAATACCTAGCTAGCAAAATATCCAATTCGAAACTTATTTTAGTTGATGGGGCAGGACATGCTTTGATGTTCCAATATCCTGATAAATTTACCCAAGAGATAGCAGGATTTTTAAAATAG
- a CDS encoding arginase family protein: MKNIKVFGLNLDPDEREESVFNKLSNTDSNINDPYEIVSGKLKDSNEVKYTKAGKVDVEPWLVPAPNKEDLFMVGVDSIVAFIDADGCREYASKVKEFIKEKILPDIPLMIGVDHSGTGGCIEALAEKYGKTNISVVMLDSHFDGIIPTQRLKLIQHDIEFNPNTKFSKDDPYLYNRVDSFNADSFLYFLLKEKKILPKNLFVLGVSDYPPNAAKDARDPRIREYFEFYRKFEDDGVTILPKNKLKANFEMALKKVFEKIKTPYVYVSVDIDIGSRQALTGARFLDYLGLEESEIYRIIDALNKYTKEKKIEIVGADVMEIDQSKAGQRFGKSYDKTYDISLEVVRRIFK, encoded by the coding sequence ATGAAGAATATAAAGGTATTTGGATTAAACTTAGACCCTGATGAAAGAGAAGAGTCAGTATTTAATAAATTATCAAATACAGACTCCAATATTAATGATCCTTATGAAATTGTGTCCGGAAAGCTAAAGGATTCCAATGAAGTAAAATATACAAAAGCTGGGAAAGTAGATGTTGAGCCCTGGTTAGTACCTGCACCAAATAAAGAAGACCTTTTTATGGTCGGTGTTGATAGTATTGTAGCTTTTATAGATGCTGACGGATGCAGAGAATATGCTTCTAAGGTGAAAGAGTTCATTAAAGAAAAGATACTACCAGATATTCCGCTGATGATTGGTGTTGACCATTCTGGAACAGGTGGGTGTATCGAAGCTTTGGCAGAAAAATATGGGAAAACTAATATCTCTGTAGTAATGCTCGATAGCCATTTTGACGGCATAATCCCTACCCAGAGATTAAAATTAATCCAGCACGATATTGAATTTAATCCAAATACCAAATTTTCAAAAGATGATCCTTATTTATATAACAGAGTTGACAGCTTTAATGCTGATTCTTTCCTTTACTTCCTTTTAAAGGAAAAGAAGATACTACCTAAGAATCTCTTTGTGCTAGGAGTTTCAGACTACCCCCCAAATGCTGCGAAAGATGCAAGAGACCCACGAATAAGGGAATATTTCGAGTTTTATCGAAAGTTTGAAGATGACGGTGTCACCATCCTACCAAAAAATAAATTGAAAGCAAACTTTGAGATGGCACTCAAAAAAGTCTTTGAAAAAATTAAGACTCCTTATGTCTATGTTTCAGTCGACATCGATATTGGTTCAAGACAAGCTTTGACTGGTGCTAGATTCTTGGACTACCTTGGACTTGAAGAATCGGAAATTTACAGGATCATAGATGCCTTGAACAAATATACCAAAGAGAAAAAAATAGAGATTGTAGGTGCCGATGTAATGGAGATAGACCAGTCCAAAGCAGGTCAGAGATTTGGCAAGAGTTATGATAAAACTTATGATATATCTTTAGAAGTAGTCAGGAGAATATTCAAATAA
- a CDS encoding CBS domain-containing protein yields the protein MLDVPLSKVIKRDIILMKPKDTVSSAARVMTKDNSNAVVVVDEGEPVGIVSERDILREVVSKKRKPSEVTLETIMTSPVVTISSGKMIRDASELITQEKIRNLVVMDEGIPVAIITPRDILSLSFEEWRFEPDDSAIATPPPEGGICEMCGTYTSALKLVNGQFVCDDCKEIMEEENY from the coding sequence ATGCTTGATGTACCTCTATCTAAGGTTATAAAACGTGATATAATCCTGATGAAACCCAAAGACACTGTTTCAAGTGCAGCCAGAGTAATGACTAAAGACAATTCTAATGCAGTAGTGGTAGTAGATGAAGGTGAGCCTGTTGGTATAGTCTCTGAAAGGGATATCCTAAGAGAGGTTGTATCAAAAAAGAGAAAACCTTCAGAAGTAACTCTAGAAACAATAATGACTTCGCCAGTTGTTACAATTAGCAGTGGCAAGATGATAAGAGATGCCTCAGAATTAATAACCCAAGAGAAGATTAGAAATTTGGTAGTTATGGACGAAGGCATACCCGTGGCAATAATTACTCCTAGGGATATATTGTCGTTATCCTTTGAGGAGTGGAGATTTGAACCTGATGATAGTGCTATAGCCACACCGCCTCCTGAAGGAGGTATTTGTGAGATGTGTGGCACATATACATCCGCATTAAAACTTGTAAACGGACAGTTTGTATGTGACGATTGCAAGGAAATCATGGAAGAAGAGAACTATTAA
- the cutA gene encoding divalent-cation tolerance protein CutA codes for MTLLVISTVPNEDTAYNLSKILLENKVAACVNIIKDVNSLYWWKETIENSSEIILLIKTTDEKYQEVEDLIKKNHPYEIPEILAFDIKKGFSKYLKWVEDQTKSLP; via the coding sequence ATGACTCTATTAGTCATATCAACAGTACCAAATGAAGACACAGCTTACAATCTATCAAAGATATTACTAGAGAATAAAGTTGCTGCCTGTGTTAATATAATAAAAGATGTAAATAGTCTCTATTGGTGGAAGGAAACAATAGAAAACTCCAGTGAAATAATTCTATTAATTAAGACAACTGATGAAAAATATCAGGAAGTGGAAGACCTCATTAAGAAGAATCATCCTTATGAAATTCCAGAGATATTAGCTTTTGATATAAAAAAAGGATTCAGCAAATATCTAAAATGGGTAGAAGATCAAACTAAGTCTCTTCCTTAA
- the albA gene encoding DNA-binding protein Alba, with protein sequence MSDENIVFVGSKPVMNYVLAVVTQLNKKETDNVVIKARGRAISRAVDVAEIVRNKFVVDVNVQKISTSTETITRDDNSSANVSAIEITLAR encoded by the coding sequence ATGTCAGACGAGAATATCGTATTTGTCGGAAGTAAACCTGTAATGAACTATGTTTTAGCTGTTGTAACACAGCTTAACAAAAAAGAAACAGACAATGTAGTAATAAAAGCAAGAGGAAGAGCCATTTCACGAGCAGTCGACGTAGCAGAAATTGTCAGAAACAAATTCGTAGTAGACGTTAACGTACAAAAAATATCTACATCAACAGAAACAATTACACGAGATGATAACTCAAGTGCCAATGTTTCTGCAATTGAGATAACTCTTGCAAGATAA
- a CDS encoding CBS domain-containing protein — MDVREIMKRPIKVDKDRKLSDAIKLMEKKGVLRLPVVNDGKLMGILTASNIIEKIGDPRSLNLDVSSFHISSSITKNPYTISAEDNVKKALEFFRSDYISILPVVEGEEMVGVITRRHMIPLVESKGTIGDAMTKKYGTLSWGDRVIHARKQYLDEGIRYFAIKSQNNYMGLISVKDLLFGLYKFRKNINAKHHPETLIKEFKVEEILTREPEMLDPNLPLDMLRKQIAKKTQFVYPVSNSSKDVAGFIGHHEILLNGEIRA; from the coding sequence ATGGATGTAAGAGAAATAATGAAACGCCCAATAAAAGTAGATAAAGACCGAAAACTGTCAGACGCAATAAAATTAATGGAAAAGAAGGGAGTTTTAAGGCTTCCAGTAGTTAACGATGGGAAACTTATGGGAATATTGACCGCAAGCAATATAATTGAAAAGATTGGAGATCCAAGAAGCTTAAACTTAGATGTTTCATCGTTCCATATATCCTCTTCTATAACTAAAAACCCTTATACGATATCTGCAGAAGACAACGTGAAAAAGGCATTGGAATTCTTCAGAAGTGATTACATATCTATACTTCCAGTAGTTGAGGGTGAAGAAATGGTTGGTGTGATTACAAGGAGACATATGATACCATTAGTTGAATCAAAAGGAACAATCGGCGATGCAATGACTAAGAAATATGGCACTCTATCATGGGGGGACAGAGTGATTCATGCAAGAAAACAGTACTTAGATGAGGGGATACGATACTTTGCAATTAAATCTCAAAATAATTATATGGGCCTAATCTCTGTTAAAGATCTTTTATTCGGTCTTTATAAATTCAGAAAGAATATCAATGCAAAACACCACCCAGAAACACTGATAAAGGAGTTTAAAGTCGAAGAAATATTAACAAGAGAACCTGAAATGCTTGATCCAAATCTGCCCTTAGATATGCTAAGAAAACAGATAGCAAAAAAGACTCAATTTGTCTACCCAGTTTCAAACTCTTCAAAAGACGTTGCCGGATTCATAGGGCATCATGAGATCTTATTAAACGGTGAAATCAGAGCATGA
- a CDS encoding roadblock/LC7 domain-containing protein — protein MAQKSRTQNLTELLKELEATTPDVEASAVVSTDGLIIASALPQDVEEDRVAAMSAAMLSLGERTSQELKRGSLEQVFVKGVNGYILMMGAGEESVLTALARKDAKLGLVFLDMKRTADEISKII, from the coding sequence ATGGCTCAAAAATCTAGAACTCAAAATTTAACTGAATTATTAAAAGAACTTGAGGCCACCACTCCTGATGTTGAAGCTTCTGCTGTTGTGTCTACAGATGGGCTCATCATTGCAAGTGCTCTTCCACAGGATGTTGAAGAAGATAGAGTTGCCGCAATGTCTGCTGCAATGCTGTCACTTGGCGAAAGGACTTCTCAAGAATTGAAGAGAGGTTCATTAGAACAGGTATTTGTTAAAGGTGTTAACGGGTATATCCTAATGATGGGAGCGGGTGAAGAATCGGTGTTGACTGCTCTTGCCAGAAAGGATGCAAAATTGGGGCTTGTATTCTTAGACATGAAAAGAACTGCCGATGAAATATCTAAAATAATCTGA
- a CDS encoding 4Fe-4S binding protein codes for MSKVTVNDDCTGCGICISTCPVGVFEIQGDVAVVINEKECIACLLCVNECAANAITVEED; via the coding sequence ATGTCAAAGGTAACAGTAAACGATGACTGTACAGGATGTGGAATTTGCATATCAACATGTCCCGTAGGAGTATTTGAAATACAAGGAGATGTAGCAGTAGTAATTAATGAAAAAGAGTGTATAGCTTGTCTCCTCTGTGTTAACGAATGTGCAGCAAACGCAATAACCGTAGAGGAGGATTAG
- a CDS encoding YbjQ family protein encodes MIITTTDFIPGSEIEKIIGVVSGNSIRAKHIGKDIVAGLRTVVGGEITEYTEMLSESRREALKRMMEDAQSVGADAVINIRYSTSAVMTGAAEMLAYGTAVKLK; translated from the coding sequence GTGATAATTACAACTACGGACTTCATACCAGGTAGCGAAATTGAAAAAATAATTGGAGTGGTATCTGGTAACTCAATTAGAGCAAAACACATTGGTAAAGACATTGTTGCCGGCCTTAGAACAGTCGTGGGCGGAGAAATTACTGAGTATACTGAAATGCTTTCAGAATCTAGGCGTGAAGCATTGAAAAGAATGATGGAAGACGCGCAAAGTGTAGGTGCAGATGCCGTCATAAACATAAGATACTCCACAAGCGCTGTAATGACGGGTGCTGCCGAGATGTTAGCATACGGAACGGCAGTAAAGTTGAAATAA
- the uvrB gene encoding excinuclease ABC subunit UvrB yields the protein MGDFKLFSEFQPNGDQPQAISELNQGIEKGYKYQTLLGVTGSGKTFTIANLIEKYNKPTLIISPNKTLASQLFSEFKAFFPENAVGYFVSYYDYYQPEAYLPHTDTYIEKDVSINEELTRMRHSATASLLSRSDCIIVASVSCIYGLGSPETYKEMGTFIRKNEQIDRDDFLKKLVSMQYERDDSDFKSGTFRARGDVVELFPLFTDYIVRVEFFGDEITKIRKIHPINFSDMGEIENIYIYPASHYLIPQDTIGKVITEIQNELEVVLSDLNSQGKFIEAHRIETRTKYDIEMMQEMGYCKGIENYSRYFAGRKAGEKPDTLINYFPKDFLLIIDESHITVPQIRGMYEGDKSRKETLVNYGFRLPSALDNRPLRYNEFETLLNQVIFVSATPADYELGISDKVVEQIVRPTGLIDPVVVIKKREGQIDDLVSEVKKRIENNERTLVLTLTKRMAEDLTDYLIELGINARYLHSEIDTLQRVELLRELRAGTYDCLVGINLLREGLDLPEVSLIAILDADKEGYLRSTTSLIQIMGRVARNVSGTVIMYADKVTSSMKRAIDETERRRKIQTEYNIKNNITPQTIKKKIEVSEKDQEDYKISKVEDPEEYLAYLHDEMIKAANNLDFEKAAYLRDRIKEISIFLD from the coding sequence GTGGGAGACTTCAAACTTTTTTCTGAATTTCAACCTAACGGTGACCAACCCCAAGCAATAAGTGAGCTTAACCAAGGCATAGAAAAGGGATACAAATACCAGACACTTCTTGGAGTTACAGGTTCAGGAAAAACATTCACAATTGCTAATTTGATTGAGAAATATAATAAGCCCACACTTATTATTTCTCCAAATAAGACTTTAGCATCCCAGCTTTTTTCTGAATTCAAAGCATTTTTCCCAGAGAACGCTGTTGGATATTTTGTCAGTTATTATGACTATTATCAACCTGAAGCATATCTTCCCCACACAGATACCTATATTGAAAAAGATGTTTCTATAAATGAAGAATTAACAAGAATGAGGCACTCTGCAACAGCCTCTCTTCTTTCAAGGAGCGACTGCATAATCGTAGCAAGTGTTTCATGCATTTACGGTCTTGGCTCTCCGGAGACATATAAAGAGATGGGTACTTTCATAAGGAAAAATGAGCAGATCGATAGGGATGATTTTCTAAAAAAACTAGTTTCGATGCAGTATGAGCGAGATGATTCAGATTTTAAAAGTGGAACATTTAGGGCAAGAGGGGATGTAGTAGAACTCTTTCCCTTGTTCACAGATTATATAGTAAGAGTTGAATTTTTTGGTGACGAAATAACAAAAATCAGAAAAATTCATCCTATTAACTTTTCAGATATGGGAGAAATTGAAAATATTTACATCTATCCTGCGAGCCACTACCTTATACCTCAAGACACTATAGGCAAAGTCATAACTGAAATTCAAAATGAACTTGAAGTAGTATTGTCTGATTTAAATTCTCAAGGTAAATTCATAGAGGCGCATAGAATTGAAACAAGAACTAAATATGACATAGAGATGATGCAGGAAATGGGGTACTGCAAAGGCATTGAAAATTATTCTCGTTATTTTGCTGGAAGGAAGGCAGGGGAAAAACCTGACACATTAATTAACTATTTCCCAAAGGATTTTCTTTTGATAATAGATGAATCCCATATCACAGTTCCTCAGATTAGGGGAATGTATGAAGGAGATAAATCAAGAAAAGAAACACTTGTCAACTATGGGTTTAGACTACCTTCCGCACTTGACAATAGACCATTAAGATACAATGAATTTGAAACTCTTTTGAATCAAGTCATATTTGTTTCTGCAACTCCTGCCGATTATGAATTGGGCATATCTGATAAAGTTGTTGAACAAATTGTAAGGCCAACAGGATTGATAGATCCAGTTGTAGTTATTAAGAAAAGAGAAGGGCAGATTGATGACCTTGTTTCTGAAGTCAAAAAGAGAATTGAAAATAATGAAAGAACGCTAGTCTTAACCCTTACAAAGAGGATGGCAGAAGATTTAACTGACTACCTTATTGAATTGGGGATAAATGCAAGATATCTCCATTCTGAAATTGATACTTTACAGAGGGTAGAGCTATTACGTGAACTTAGAGCCGGAACATATGATTGTCTTGTAGGTATCAATCTACTAAGAGAAGGGCTTGACCTCCCCGAAGTCTCTTTGATTGCAATCCTAGATGCAGATAAAGAAGGATACCTTAGATCTACAACTTCTTTGATACAGATTATGGGGCGAGTCGCAAGAAATGTATCTGGCACCGTTATAATGTATGCAGATAAAGTCACATCTTCAATGAAAAGGGCAATTGATGAAACTGAAAGGAGAAGAAAGATCCAGACAGAGTACAATATTAAGAACAATATAACTCCACAAACGATTAAGAAAAAAATCGAGGTCTCCGAAAAAGATCAAGAAGATTACAAAATATCAAAAGTTGAAGATCCAGAAGAGTATTTGGCGTATCTTCATGATGAGATGATCAAAGCTGCAAATAACTTGGATTTCGAAAAAGCTGCATATTTGAGGGATAGAATAAAGGAAATTTCCATTTTCTTGGATTAA
- a CDS encoding DNA polymerase II large subunit, which yields MIEAYFNSLEIEAKRAYEIAQEARKKGLDPSPSVEIHLAADMAGRIEGIVGPKGVATKIKELDLQGHPREKIAIMIADEILAEKYSKKNSKEKLAEQAVRTGLAILTEGIVSAPLEGISDVKIKTNFDGTDYLALYFAGPIRSAGGTAAALSVLLGDYVRKRLGLSKYKATEEEIQRFIEEIELYERGKTHLQYKPSNKEVILSLSNIPIEITGESTEDIEVSGYRNLQRIETNKVRGGALLALAEGVIQKSKKIEKVLKVFELEGWEFIKDLKKEEKKESDDDSEKIKANWKYLSDLLAGRPVIAHPSSKGGFRLRYGRSRDTGFAAWGYHPATMHIVNGFIAVGTQLKTERPGKATVAMPVDSILPPFVKFKDQSCDWLYSYENIKPSDIEEIIFLGDALIAYGDFVENNHLLMPSGYVEEWWALDLEKALKEKEGSGELNDILEGRKIPDVKEAIELSKKYGIPLHPKYNLFWSYISLEDLDYLISYDDYTINENLIIFDLKEGVRIKNIIENLCLPHQVSEDKVKIESHILALVISGKHTYGETVLEKVSNLLGIKVRDAIPTTVGCRMGRPEKAKERKMSPPVHVLFPIGMSGGSTRSIIKASQKNFIEVEAVNKRCPKCNTKTHLTKCPDCESMTKMYMSCSHQTCSYEGSSVVSEKCPECGSRLRVYSKKKVNLKEDLSLALLNLGYELPKEVKGVQGMSSEYKIPEPLEKGILRASNEIYIFKDGTCRYDATDAPLTHFIPKEVNVGIEKLKELGYIKDYLGNELTDENQILELNVQDIIVPTDSISYLFKVSKFIDGELEKIYGLKSYYSLKNVDDLVGQLVVGLAPHTSAGTIGRIVGYTDTKVVYAHPYFHAAKRRNCDGDEDSIMLLMDALLNFSKYYLPQTRGGQMDAPLVLTTRIDPREVDKEVHNMDICNSYPLEFYDATIKYLHPKEIKIERVENRLGTDRVYSGLKFTHHTSDISKGPRASSYTTLNSMEEKLMSQFDIAKKIRAVDENDVAERVLKTHFIPDIKGNIRSYGKQKVRCTKCNTTYRRVPLTGKCAKCSNKLILTVTKGAILKYMQLSIDITTKFKIKEYTSQEINLADSEVKMNFREKHKQLSVSDFC from the coding sequence TTGATAGAAGCTTATTTTAATTCATTAGAAATTGAAGCTAAAAGGGCTTATGAGATTGCCCAAGAAGCAAGAAAAAAAGGATTGGATCCATCTCCTTCTGTTGAAATACATTTAGCTGCAGATATGGCAGGAAGAATAGAAGGAATAGTGGGGCCAAAAGGAGTTGCAACTAAAATAAAAGAGCTAGATTTGCAGGGACATCCCAGAGAAAAAATAGCTATTATGATTGCAGATGAAATTCTTGCTGAAAAATATTCAAAGAAAAATTCAAAGGAAAAACTAGCTGAGCAAGCTGTAAGGACAGGTCTCGCAATTTTGACTGAAGGTATTGTTTCTGCACCCTTAGAGGGTATTTCTGATGTTAAGATTAAAACTAATTTTGATGGTACTGATTATCTAGCATTGTATTTTGCAGGACCGATTAGATCTGCAGGGGGTACAGCGGCGGCACTATCAGTTCTTTTAGGGGATTATGTAAGAAAAAGACTTGGCCTTTCTAAATACAAGGCAACTGAAGAAGAGATACAAAGATTCATTGAAGAAATTGAACTGTATGAAAGAGGAAAGACCCATTTGCAATATAAACCCTCAAATAAAGAAGTTATACTTTCACTCTCAAACATACCAATTGAAATCACTGGTGAAAGTACAGAAGATATAGAAGTTTCGGGGTATAGGAATCTGCAAAGGATAGAGACAAATAAAGTAAGAGGCGGGGCCCTACTTGCTTTAGCAGAAGGAGTTATCCAAAAATCAAAGAAAATTGAAAAAGTTTTGAAGGTGTTCGAGCTAGAAGGATGGGAGTTCATAAAGGATTTGAAAAAAGAAGAAAAAAAAGAAAGCGACGATGATTCAGAAAAGATAAAAGCAAACTGGAAGTATCTCTCAGATTTGCTTGCAGGAAGACCTGTTATAGCTCATCCGAGTAGTAAAGGTGGATTTAGGCTAAGATATGGTCGCAGCAGAGACACGGGTTTTGCTGCATGGGGTTACCATCCTGCAACTATGCATATAGTAAATGGATTTATAGCTGTTGGAACTCAGCTTAAAACTGAAAGACCTGGTAAAGCCACAGTTGCTATGCCGGTAGATTCTATACTGCCTCCTTTTGTAAAATTCAAAGATCAAAGCTGTGATTGGCTTTATTCATATGAAAATATTAAGCCTTCAGATATTGAAGAGATAATATTCTTGGGTGATGCCCTTATCGCATATGGGGACTTTGTAGAGAATAATCACCTGTTAATGCCTTCAGGTTATGTAGAAGAATGGTGGGCCTTAGATTTAGAAAAAGCTTTGAAGGAAAAAGAAGGTAGCGGAGAGCTCAATGACATCTTAGAAGGTAGAAAAATACCAGATGTAAAAGAGGCAATCGAATTATCAAAAAAATATGGAATTCCCCTACATCCAAAATATAACTTGTTCTGGAGTTATATATCACTAGAAGATTTGGATTATCTGATTAGTTATGATGATTATACTATAAATGAGAATTTAATAATCTTTGATTTAAAAGAAGGCGTCAGAATAAAAAATATTATTGAGAATTTATGTTTGCCCCATCAAGTATCAGAAGATAAAGTAAAAATAGAATCCCATATACTGGCACTTGTTATTTCAGGAAAACATACATATGGAGAAACAGTTTTAGAAAAAGTATCAAATTTATTAGGGATCAAAGTTAGAGACGCTATACCTACCACCGTTGGTTGTAGAATGGGAAGACCTGAGAAAGCCAAAGAGAGAAAAATGAGCCCACCTGTTCACGTGTTATTCCCTATTGGAATGTCAGGTGGCTCAACTAGGAGTATAATCAAGGCGTCGCAGAAGAATTTCATAGAAGTAGAAGCGGTAAATAAGAGATGCCCAAAATGTAATACTAAAACACATCTCACAAAATGCCCAGACTGTGAGAGTATGACAAAAATGTATATGTCTTGCTCTCACCAGACATGTTCTTATGAGGGTTCAAGTGTAGTTAGTGAAAAGTGCCCAGAATGTGGATCGCGTCTTAGAGTATACTCAAAGAAAAAAGTGAATTTAAAAGAAGATCTAAGTCTAGCACTTTTAAATTTGGGATATGAACTCCCAAAGGAAGTCAAAGGAGTTCAGGGTATGAGTTCTGAGTACAAAATCCCCGAGCCACTAGAGAAAGGCATATTGAGGGCTTCAAATGAAATCTATATTTTCAAAGATGGAACCTGCAGATATGATGCAACCGATGCTCCATTGACTCATTTTATTCCAAAAGAAGTTAATGTTGGCATTGAAAAACTAAAAGAACTTGGATACATAAAAGACTATCTTGGAAACGAACTTACAGATGAAAATCAAATCCTTGAATTAAATGTTCAGGATATTATTGTGCCAACGGATTCAATTTCATATTTATTTAAAGTTTCTAAATTTATTGATGGAGAGTTAGAAAAGATATATGGATTGAAATCTTATTATAGTCTCAAAAATGTAGATGATCTTGTAGGCCAATTAGTAGTTGGATTAGCGCCCCATACGTCAGCTGGCACTATTGGACGTATAGTTGGATATACAGATACTAAGGTTGTCTATGCCCATCCTTATTTCCACGCTGCAAAGAGAAGAAACTGTGATGGGGATGAAGATTCAATAATGCTTTTGATGGATGCGTTACTTAATTTCTCCAAATACTATCTTCCGCAAACAAGAGGGGGCCAGATGGATGCGCCTCTTGTATTAACAACGCGAATTGACCCAAGAGAAGTTGACAAAGAAGTCCATAATATGGACATTTGTAATAGTTATCCTTTAGAATTTTATGATGCCACAATAAAATATCTTCACCCAAAAGAGATAAAGATTGAAAGAGTAGAAAATAGATTGGGAACGGATCGAGTTTATTCTGGACTTAAATTTACGCATCACACATCGGATATATCCAAAGGCCCGAGGGCCAGTAGTTATACAACTTTAAATTCTATGGAAGAAAAGTTGATGTCCCAATTCGATATTGCTAAAAAAATAAGGGCGGTAGATGAAAACGATGTTGCAGAGAGAGTTCTAAAAACACACTTTATACCAGATATTAAAGGGAACATAAGATCATACGGAAAACAGAAAGTAAGATGCACAAAATGTAATACTACGTATAGGAGAGTTCCTCTTACCGGTAAGTGTGCAAAATGTAGTAATAAACTTATATTAACAGTTACTAAAGGTGCAATCTTAAAGTATATGCAGTTAAGTATAGACATAACTACAAAATTCAAGATAAAAGAATATACATCTCAAGAAATTAATTTAGCGGATTCAGAAGTAAAAATGAACTTTAGAGAAAAACATAAACAGCTATCAGTATCAGATTTTTGTTAA